Below is a genomic region from Vanessa atalanta chromosome W, ilVanAtal1.2, whole genome shotgun sequence.
CCATTTGTAATTGCCCTTCATCATCATCTAAGCTAATTTATTACAAACGGCGAATTGCAATTTACAACTTTACTATGCTGGATTTTGACACAGAAAAGCGTAACGTTTTCTGTTATTGCTGGCACGAAGGTATTGGAAAAAAAGGGGCTGTTGAAATCGGGTCATGTTTGTTGAAATATCTGAAAACCAAAGCTGATGGTAAACCAATTGTATTTATGTCAGATACATGTGCGAGCCAATGtcgtaatgtatatatatcagcACTGCTACTGTACTGCGTTGAAGCTTTCAATATACCAGAGATTAACCAAAAGTATTTTGAACCTGGGCACAGTCAAATGGAAGCAGATAACATCCATGCAACTATTGAACTGGCTAAGAAGAATATACCTTTATTTCATCCATCtggattttatacaattataagaaAAGCTTCTCGAAAAAATCCATATGACGTCCATGAAATGGGAACAGAAGACTTCGTAGACATTAAATACCTAAAAACTATATTAGTTAAGAATGCTAAAGTGGACAGTGATGGCAATGCTGTCAACTGGTTAAAAATAAGATGGCTGCAATATCGTAAAGaagacaataaacatatatattttaaatatgatctggaggatgatgattttaaaatgattaaaattatcagAAGAGGCAAAAGACTACCTGTGGAACAAATCGTGTTGAAAAATGCATATGACAAACCCTTACCCATTTCTAGTGAAAAGTATGACGATTTACAAGACTTATGCAGACAAGGCATTATTCCAACGCAATACCATGATTTTTATAAAGGGTTTTCAGTTGGAACTCCAACAACAGATGatgaagataattaatattttactaaactcTGATATGCTGATtacaggttttattatttaaattgtactattttatttcagtagtaaataaatattattgatttattgccTATTTAATTACTCATTTTATCACTACAATGACGTAGACATAATATAACTTAACTTCACAAATAACGTATTTAAGTTTGATAGCAACataagtttgaaaataattaagggCCACAATAACGTATGTCAaccgaattttaaatatatatatattgcgtctatgtaaacatatataaagaaataattactattttttttaaagctctAATAGTATG
It encodes:
- the LOC125075686 gene encoding uncharacterized protein LOC125075686 encodes the protein MYELYISKCCKEQREPVDIAYYRMVFNKEFNIGFYRQRKDLCDKCFTFQHSNAEEKEKQKEEYEKHIKRKVTARRHRDEAKILAQSGDIHFVEYDLEAICNCPSSSSKLIYYKRRIAIYNFTMLDFDTEKRNVFCYCWHEGIGKKGAVEIGSCLLKYLKTKADGKPIVFMSDTCASQCRNVYISALLLYCVEAFNIPEINQKYFEPGHSQMEADNIHATIELAKKNIPLFHPSGFYTIIRKASRKNPYDVHEMGTEDFVDIKYLKTILVKNAKVDSDGNAVNWLKIRWLQYRKEDNKHIYFKYDLEDDDFKMIKIIRRGKRLPVEQIVLKNAYDKPLPISSEKYDDLQDLCRQGIIPTQYHDFYKGFSVGTPTTDDEDN